In Opitutaceae bacterium TAV5, one genomic interval encodes:
- a CDS encoding histidine kinase, translated as MNRTFCHHVFRLPSLPAPLFSGQWRQLPAPGWKRQFVVALLTALAVGCSLVFAHMLARVEHSPPGLLFWPASGVLLVMLLAWGIRNAAGIFVGSLVVFFIWRPSWHAPIHALDETVQAALACLLVRWFWPASKPWTPGARFFAILLSAGALVPTLLVSLPVCYFLSCAQAGGASFWSGYVRWCLGEFNGFLIVAPFLLLVAYPSFRETIRRPLELALLIPAGLAVMSLHSAQPTLTGLTQVESWALVAMIGFLMVVRCGVGGVIIANVAMTLTAIVVQLHFSGGGSAVSGERWLLEFNTLIVNLTGVTLILAGGFHDHWRAEQALHDVSARMLNAQEAERRRLASDLHDGVSQTMAGSLMRLQLAMARQPALSARPELQALAGDIADGLRDLRRTVAGLRPEMLEHSAFANVLDDHCRQVETRTGNDVLFSDETGGEADRLPLAVREHLFRLVQEAIGNAVQHGRAPLITVTVSRAAKPGRLRFCVEDNGKGFNPAAGERRDRPHLGLRVMQERALLIGATLKVESAAGAGTRIILDLPDRPPAVA; from the coding sequence ATGAACAGGACCTTCTGCCACCACGTTTTCCGGCTCCCGAGCCTCCCCGCCCCCCTCTTTTCCGGGCAATGGAGGCAACTGCCGGCGCCCGGCTGGAAGCGCCAGTTTGTCGTCGCTCTCCTGACCGCCCTGGCCGTCGGTTGCTCCCTGGTGTTTGCGCACATGCTGGCCCGGGTGGAGCACTCCCCGCCGGGCCTGCTCTTCTGGCCGGCTTCGGGCGTGTTGCTGGTCATGCTGCTGGCCTGGGGCATCCGCAACGCCGCGGGCATTTTTGTCGGCAGTCTCGTTGTATTTTTTATCTGGCGACCGTCATGGCACGCCCCGATCCACGCGCTCGACGAGACGGTGCAGGCCGCGCTGGCGTGCCTGCTGGTGCGGTGGTTCTGGCCGGCATCGAAACCCTGGACTCCCGGCGCGCGGTTTTTCGCCATCCTGCTGTCGGCAGGCGCGCTGGTGCCGACGCTCCTCGTCTCGCTGCCGGTCTGCTATTTCCTCTCCTGCGCGCAGGCCGGGGGAGCGAGCTTCTGGAGCGGTTACGTCCGGTGGTGCCTGGGAGAGTTCAACGGCTTCCTGATCGTCGCCCCCTTCCTGCTGCTCGTCGCGTACCCTTCGTTCCGGGAAACCATCCGCCGTCCCCTGGAGCTGGCGCTGCTCATCCCCGCCGGCCTGGCGGTGATGAGCCTGCACTCGGCGCAGCCGACGCTGACCGGGCTGACGCAGGTCGAAAGCTGGGCGCTGGTCGCCATGATCGGCTTCCTCATGGTGGTGCGCTGCGGAGTCGGGGGAGTTATCATCGCCAACGTGGCCATGACGCTCACCGCCATCGTCGTGCAACTTCACTTTTCCGGCGGAGGGTCCGCTGTGTCCGGCGAGCGGTGGCTGCTCGAGTTCAACACGCTCATCGTCAACCTCACCGGCGTCACGCTCATCCTCGCGGGCGGCTTCCACGATCACTGGCGGGCCGAACAGGCGCTCCACGACGTATCGGCCCGGATGCTGAACGCCCAGGAAGCCGAGCGCCGCCGGCTCGCCTCGGACCTGCACGACGGCGTCAGCCAGACGATGGCCGGTTCGCTCATGCGCCTGCAACTGGCCATGGCGAGGCAGCCGGCCCTGTCCGCCAGACCCGAACTGCAAGCGTTGGCCGGCGACATCGCCGACGGGCTGCGCGACCTGCGCCGCACGGTCGCCGGACTGAGGCCCGAGATGCTCGAGCACAGCGCCTTCGCCAACGTGCTCGACGATCATTGCCGGCAGGTGGAAACCCGCACCGGCAACGACGTGCTCTTTTCCGACGAGACCGGCGGCGAGGCCGACCGGTTGCCCCTCGCCGTGCGCGAACACCTTTTCCGGCTGGTGCAGGAGGCCATCGGCAACGCCGTGCAGCACGGACGCGCTCCCCTGATCACCGTCACCGTCTCGCGCGCCGCGAAGCCGGGCCGGCTGCGGTTTTGCGTGGAGGACAACGGCAAGGGCTTCAACCCGGCCGCGGGGGAAAGGCGCGATCGCCCGCACCTCGGGCTGCGGGTGATGCAGGAACGCGCCCTGCTGATCGGCGCCACCCTGAAAGTCGAGTCGGCCGCGGGCGCCGGCACCCGGATCATCCTCGACCTGCCGGACCGGCCACCGGCCGTCGCCTGA
- a CDS encoding glycosyltransferase family 1, translating into MKRLLLLLTLGATCASAETLLVSDFSGFTAGYYTEAFDGPWSEATALSGATDFTIGDFGSGTPSGAAGNGFIQELASGPQDWSGYVTLSLTGFASLTNGTDQLFFRAEDINGDASLVAAFDLSLFADGATTVSVSLDFTGLDATQIAYWGFVVNDFDAAPEFGFTFDHLELSTAPIPEPATTVALAGAGVLMAAFAARRFRRRA; encoded by the coding sequence ATGAAACGCCTCCTTCTCCTCCTCACGCTCGGCGCCACCTGCGCCAGCGCCGAAACGCTCCTCGTGAGTGATTTCTCCGGCTTCACGGCCGGCTATTACACCGAGGCCTTCGACGGGCCCTGGTCCGAAGCCACCGCCCTCTCCGGGGCGACGGATTTCACCATCGGCGACTTCGGCAGCGGCACGCCGAGCGGCGCCGCCGGCAACGGCTTCATCCAGGAACTCGCCTCCGGCCCGCAGGACTGGTCCGGCTACGTCACGCTCTCGCTGACCGGTTTCGCCTCCCTCACCAACGGGACGGACCAGCTTTTCTTCCGCGCCGAGGACATCAACGGCGACGCCTCGCTCGTCGCGGCGTTCGACCTGTCTCTCTTCGCCGACGGAGCGACGACCGTGAGCGTCTCGCTCGATTTCACCGGCCTCGATGCGACGCAGATCGCTTACTGGGGTTTTGTCGTGAACGACTTCGACGCCGCGCCCGAATTCGGCTTCACGTTCGATCACCTCGAACTCTCGACCGCTCCGATCCCGGAACCGGCGACCACCGTCGCCCTTGCCGGCGCCGGCGTGCTGATGGCCGCGTTCGCCGCCCGCCGGTTCCGCCGCCGGGCCTGA
- a CDS encoding phosphohydrolase, whose translation MKRHLLRFLLALLPGACTLTAAPATAIFGNVTVTQNDAANTASSITMTVEAGSSPGFATVTAGSSRGDYYVDFGHANDVATGVLIPTVTENTRNNSAFGDAFGEFVATSAAAPRASDTKYYVAVFRAAQGDEVNVNFSAGFFPYNEWLGGTFYNSANGGPITSVHASPGIELGTQVIDNRNGQFDVDLVDLGGSSSLGVLLVAGAKNEDNYALSKANPDGTFRVYVHDNGVDSSGYEQDPFCFVYVPVTAVGNSPVVALGRVNGDASTDLAAGNFSVVKGPTGQWFLSIPGHTGATGVLLVSPEGGVGTNVDNTLTAQWDGAAGHWIIESRDISGEVNIPGRQNLDAANDAFSFAFLSTTPAPLPPEVTLTSPADGATFAPGATITLQADASSADPVNAPIARVEFREGNTLIGTATSAPWTFAWSDAALGVHRVTARVIDSTGSVSTSDTVTLEVRLAPGEENGLFFDGTDDYVTFGNNPELGLRTFTLECWFLPLGAGQTAGTGSGGVTAVPLITKGRGQDDDTVNNCNYFLGIDGSTRALAADFEDYATGLNHPVTGRTAVQQGVWQHAAVTFDGSDWRLYLNGELEAVASANGQIPRYDSIQHSGIGSAMDTSGVPAGFFAGVMDEVRIWNHARTQDEIRGTMNYAVVDASGLVGRWSMDKEEGGTLTSTSAGAITGTLVNGPSWTTGVTDLGHNDLPAVSLTSPSSGAVLVSGSTVELVAEATDADGTVTKVEFYDNSTKIGETTSAPWTLAWTAEGYGAHTLSARATDDIGATSVATVDVSLVPAAGSGALYFDGIDDYVTFGDAPALKLATFTVETWFRRVGAGSGASSGSGGVTVVPLISKGRGENDNDTLNCNYLIGLRTSDGVIAADFEEGPGGSSPGLNHPVIGGTPVTDDAWHHVAVSYDGTTWRIYLDGHLDAELFVGQPVASNSIQHAALGSALNSTGVPQGFFHGFLDETRIWNHARTLDEIRSTMNNEVPSADGLVARWAMTDEASAGTLANSAGSGATGTLTGGASFAASAPLSNDVPPTVTLVSPDDAAAGLANRADLRVSVGDADSSSLTVKVYGRPAGPARPGPDFTVIALPDTQYYSGGKNGGTPAMFSEQTDWIVSELDALNIRFVLHLGDITDDGDSVPQQWVAASNALYRLEDPATTLLEEGLSYSVAVGNHDQYPNGSADGTTYYFNQYFGVHPETGVNHFEGKSYYGGTRIPENADDNYTLFSASGLDFIVVSLEYDTTPDQEDLDWADSLLKAYPDRRAIIVTHHMVNTGNPASFSTLGQAIYNALKNNPNLMLMHGGHIHGEGRRADTWGGRTVHSILADYQSDTNGGNGWLRILHFSPANNTLSVETYSPVLGQYRTGDSSRFTLDIDLSSGLGNYEEIATRTGIAPGDTVTIPWEDLRPGTRYEWYVEVSDGSTTIASPVRGFSTQALPEPPVIRIINPANNASFVSPAEITLEADATDADGTVAKVEFFDGTTLLHTATSAPWTYAWTNAEPGSHVIVAVATDNDDQTATTAINLNVVDPVTAWLDEHLPEDSTLRGFADDADGDGTVNFLEYAFDSDPATPDRASRPVTNADSGRLAVTFARQRADLTYTVQASNDLLTWTDLATNPGSAGSAVTVTDDDTTSPNRYLRLRVSGSGGEFFTTPSGRLTQALARGQETAAGFPLRGAPDGIDGRFAGFITAVTATTLESTDAGWTPGQLSQPAVPWFVTITSGAAAGRIFPVDTTVAGQNTASQLTLVTGGVDLTALGIAPGVDTWQLFPADTLGTLFPAGTLLSGTATTADRLRLWNGDTAETFWHDGSHWRAEDGSGADNTLVRPDQAWHILRRQAALNLVTFGEVSSTDAAVEVARNGTSYVSLLPVPRTFAELPLQTLLPAWASNPASPTAGDHVRLWNAGAWITYYHDGANWRRQGASAVQDNTRLLTPGRPVYIVRPAATGETGSDVLTQTRTW comes from the coding sequence ATGAAACGACATCTCCTCAGATTCCTGCTGGCGCTGCTCCCCGGAGCATGCACCCTGACCGCGGCTCCTGCGACCGCGATATTCGGCAACGTAACCGTGACCCAGAACGACGCCGCCAACACGGCGAGTTCGATCACCATGACTGTCGAGGCCGGCAGTTCGCCCGGTTTCGCCACCGTCACCGCGGGAAGCTCCCGCGGCGACTATTACGTCGATTTTGGCCATGCCAACGACGTCGCCACCGGCGTGCTCATTCCGACCGTCACGGAAAACACGCGGAACAATTCCGCCTTCGGCGATGCGTTCGGCGAGTTTGTCGCCACCAGCGCCGCGGCTCCCCGCGCAAGCGACACCAAATACTACGTCGCCGTTTTCCGCGCCGCCCAGGGCGACGAGGTCAACGTCAATTTTTCCGCCGGCTTCTTCCCCTACAACGAATGGCTCGGCGGCACGTTTTACAACAGCGCCAACGGCGGACCGATCACCAGCGTCCATGCCTCGCCCGGGATCGAACTCGGCACGCAGGTCATCGACAACCGCAACGGCCAGTTCGACGTCGATCTCGTTGACCTCGGCGGCTCGTCCAGCCTCGGCGTCCTGCTCGTCGCCGGCGCCAAAAACGAGGACAACTACGCCCTGTCCAAGGCCAATCCCGACGGCACCTTCCGCGTCTACGTCCACGACAACGGCGTCGACAGCAGCGGCTACGAACAGGATCCGTTCTGCTTTGTCTACGTCCCCGTGACGGCCGTGGGCAACAGCCCGGTCGTCGCACTCGGCCGCGTCAACGGCGACGCCTCCACCGACCTCGCCGCCGGCAATTTTTCCGTGGTCAAGGGACCCACCGGCCAGTGGTTCCTTTCCATCCCCGGGCACACCGGCGCCACCGGCGTCCTCCTCGTCAGCCCCGAGGGCGGAGTCGGCACCAATGTCGACAACACGCTCACCGCCCAATGGGACGGCGCCGCCGGTCACTGGATCATCGAGAGCCGCGACATCAGCGGCGAAGTCAACATCCCCGGTCGCCAGAACCTGGACGCCGCGAACGACGCCTTCAGCTTCGCTTTTCTCTCCACCACGCCCGCGCCGCTTCCGCCTGAAGTCACCCTCACCTCGCCCGCCGATGGCGCGACGTTTGCTCCCGGCGCCACCATCACCCTGCAAGCCGACGCCTCCAGCGCCGATCCCGTCAATGCCCCGATCGCGCGCGTCGAGTTTCGCGAAGGCAACACGCTGATCGGCACGGCCACCTCCGCTCCCTGGACATTTGCATGGTCCGACGCGGCGCTCGGCGTTCACCGCGTCACCGCCCGCGTGATCGACAGCACCGGCTCCGTGTCCACCTCCGATACCGTGACCCTCGAGGTGCGCCTCGCGCCCGGCGAGGAAAACGGCCTCTTCTTCGACGGCACCGACGACTACGTCACCTTCGGCAACAACCCCGAGCTCGGCCTCCGGACCTTCACCCTCGAGTGCTGGTTCCTGCCGCTCGGCGCGGGCCAGACCGCGGGCACCGGCAGCGGCGGCGTCACCGCCGTCCCCCTCATCACCAAGGGCCGCGGCCAGGACGACGATACCGTCAATAACTGCAACTACTTCCTCGGCATCGACGGCAGCACCCGCGCCCTCGCCGCCGACTTCGAGGACTACGCGACCGGACTCAACCACCCCGTCACCGGCCGCACCGCCGTGCAGCAAGGCGTCTGGCAGCACGCCGCCGTCACCTTCGATGGCAGCGACTGGCGCCTCTACCTCAATGGCGAACTCGAGGCCGTCGCCTCCGCCAACGGCCAGATCCCCCGCTACGACAGCATCCAGCATTCCGGCATCGGCTCCGCCATGGATACCTCCGGCGTCCCCGCCGGTTTCTTCGCCGGCGTCATGGACGAGGTGCGCATCTGGAACCACGCCCGCACCCAGGACGAGATCCGCGGCACCATGAACTACGCCGTCGTCGACGCCTCCGGCCTCGTCGGCCGCTGGAGCATGGACAAGGAAGAAGGCGGCACGCTCACCAGCACCTCCGCCGGCGCCATCACCGGCACGCTGGTCAACGGCCCGAGCTGGACCACCGGCGTCACCGATCTCGGCCACAACGACCTCCCGGCCGTCTCGCTGACCAGCCCGTCATCCGGCGCCGTTCTCGTCTCCGGCTCGACCGTCGAACTCGTCGCCGAGGCCACCGATGCCGACGGCACCGTCACCAAGGTCGAGTTTTATGACAACAGCACGAAAATCGGCGAGACCACGTCCGCGCCCTGGACGCTCGCCTGGACCGCCGAGGGCTACGGTGCACACACACTCAGCGCCCGCGCCACGGACGACATCGGCGCCACCTCCGTCGCCACCGTCGACGTCAGCCTCGTGCCCGCCGCCGGTTCCGGCGCGCTCTATTTCGACGGCATCGACGACTACGTCACCTTCGGCGACGCTCCCGCGCTCAAGCTCGCCACCTTCACGGTCGAGACGTGGTTCCGCCGCGTCGGCGCCGGCAGCGGCGCGAGTTCGGGCAGCGGCGGCGTCACCGTCGTCCCCCTCATTTCCAAAGGCCGCGGCGAAAACGACAACGACACGCTCAACTGCAACTACCTGATCGGCCTGCGCACCTCCGACGGCGTCATCGCCGCCGACTTCGAGGAAGGCCCCGGCGGCTCCTCGCCCGGCCTCAACCACCCCGTCATCGGCGGCACGCCCGTCACCGACGACGCCTGGCACCACGTCGCCGTCAGCTACGACGGCACCACCTGGAGAATCTATCTCGACGGCCACCTCGATGCCGAACTCTTCGTCGGCCAGCCTGTCGCCTCCAACAGCATCCAGCACGCCGCCCTCGGCTCCGCGCTCAACTCCACCGGCGTGCCGCAAGGCTTCTTCCACGGCTTCCTCGACGAGACGCGCATCTGGAACCACGCCCGCACCCTCGACGAAATCCGCAGCACCATGAACAACGAGGTGCCCTCGGCCGACGGTCTCGTCGCCCGCTGGGCCATGACGGACGAGGCCTCCGCCGGCACCCTCGCCAACTCCGCCGGCTCCGGCGCCACCGGCACGCTCACCGGCGGCGCGAGCTTCGCCGCCAGCGCCCCGCTCAGCAACGACGTGCCGCCCACCGTCACGCTCGTCTCGCCCGACGATGCCGCCGCCGGCCTCGCCAATCGCGCCGACCTCCGGGTCAGCGTCGGCGACGCGGACTCCTCCTCGCTCACCGTGAAAGTCTACGGCCGCCCCGCCGGTCCCGCCCGGCCGGGCCCCGACTTCACCGTCATCGCCCTGCCCGACACCCAGTACTACTCGGGCGGCAAGAACGGCGGCACGCCCGCGATGTTCTCCGAACAGACCGACTGGATCGTCAGCGAGCTCGACGCGCTCAACATCCGGTTTGTCCTCCATCTCGGCGACATCACCGACGACGGCGACAGCGTCCCCCAGCAATGGGTGGCCGCCTCCAACGCGCTCTACCGCCTCGAGGACCCCGCCACCACGCTCCTCGAAGAGGGCCTGTCCTACAGCGTCGCGGTCGGCAACCACGACCAGTATCCGAACGGCTCCGCCGACGGCACCACGTACTACTTCAACCAATACTTCGGCGTGCATCCGGAGACCGGTGTCAACCACTTCGAAGGAAAATCCTACTACGGTGGCACGCGCATCCCCGAAAACGCCGATGACAACTACACGCTCTTCAGCGCCAGCGGCCTCGACTTCATCGTCGTGAGCCTCGAATACGACACCACTCCCGACCAGGAAGATCTCGACTGGGCCGACAGCCTGCTGAAGGCCTATCCCGACCGCCGCGCCATCATCGTCACCCACCACATGGTCAACACCGGCAACCCGGCCAGCTTCAGCACGCTCGGCCAGGCCATCTACAACGCGCTCAAGAACAATCCCAACCTCATGCTCATGCACGGAGGCCACATCCACGGCGAAGGGCGCCGCGCCGACACCTGGGGCGGCCGCACGGTCCACTCCATCCTCGCCGACTACCAGAGCGACACCAACGGCGGCAACGGCTGGCTGCGCATCCTGCACTTCTCGCCCGCGAACAACACGCTCAGCGTGGAGACGTATTCGCCCGTGCTCGGCCAGTACCGCACCGGCGACAGCAGCCGGTTCACGCTCGACATCGACCTCTCGTCAGGTCTCGGCAACTACGAGGAAATCGCCACCCGGACCGGCATCGCCCCCGGCGACACCGTGACCATCCCGTGGGAAGACCTCCGGCCCGGCACCCGCTACGAGTGGTACGTGGAAGTCTCCGACGGCTCCACCACCATCGCCAGCCCGGTCCGCGGCTTCTCGACACAGGCGCTGCCCGAGCCTCCCGTCATCCGCATCATCAACCCGGCCAACAACGCGTCCTTCGTCTCCCCGGCGGAGATCACGCTGGAAGCCGACGCCACCGATGCCGACGGCACCGTCGCCAAGGTCGAATTCTTCGACGGCACCACGCTCCTCCACACCGCCACCTCCGCGCCCTGGACCTATGCCTGGACCAACGCGGAACCCGGCAGCCATGTCATCGTCGCCGTCGCCACCGACAACGACGACCAGACCGCCACCACCGCCATCAACCTCAACGTGGTGGACCCGGTGACCGCCTGGCTCGACGAGCACCTGCCCGAAGACTCGACGCTGCGCGGCTTCGCCGACGACGCCGACGGCGACGGCACGGTCAACTTCCTCGAATACGCGTTCGACTCCGATCCGGCCACGCCCGACCGCGCCAGCCGCCCGGTGACGAATGCCGACTCGGGACGCCTCGCCGTCACGTTTGCCCGCCAGCGCGCCGACCTCACCTACACGGTGCAGGCCAGCAACGATCTGCTCACCTGGACGGATCTCGCCACCAACCCCGGCAGCGCCGGCTCGGCCGTCACGGTGACCGACGACGACACCACGTCGCCCAACCGTTACCTGCGCCTCCGCGTCAGCGGCTCCGGCGGCGAGTTCTTCACCACGCCCTCCGGCCGGCTGACCCAGGCGCTCGCCCGCGGCCAGGAAACCGCCGCCGGGTTCCCCCTGCGCGGCGCGCCCGACGGCATCGACGGCCGCTTCGCCGGCTTCATCACCGCGGTGACCGCCACGACGCTGGAAAGCACGGACGCCGGCTGGACTCCCGGCCAGCTCTCGCAGCCCGCCGTGCCCTGGTTCGTGACGATCACCAGCGGCGCCGCCGCCGGACGTATCTTCCCTGTGGATACGACAGTCGCCGGACAGAACACCGCCTCGCAGCTCACCCTCGTGACCGGCGGCGTCGATCTGACCGCGCTCGGCATCGCGCCCGGCGTGGACACCTGGCAACTGTTCCCGGCCGACACCCTCGGCACGCTCTTCCCGGCCGGCACGCTGCTCTCGGGCACCGCGACCACTGCCGACCGCCTGCGCCTCTGGAACGGCGACACCGCGGAAACCTTCTGGCACGACGGCAGCCACTGGCGCGCCGAAGACGGTTCCGGGGCGGACAACACCCTCGTGCGTCCGGATCAGGCCTGGCACATCCTCCGCCGCCAGGCCGCGCTCAACCTCGTGACCTTCGGCGAGGTTTCCTCCACCGACGCCGCCGTCGAGGTGGCCCGCAACGGCACGTCCTACGTTTCGCTGCTGCCCGTGCCGCGCACGTTCGCCGAACTGCCGCTGCAAACGCTGCTGCCCGCCTGGGCGAGCAATCCCGCCAGCCCGACGGCCGGCGACCACGTCCGTCTCTGGAACGCCGGCGCGTGGATCACCTACTACCACGACGGAGCCAACTGGCGCCGTCAGGGCGCGAGCGCCGTCCAGGACAACACCCGGCTGCTCACGCCCGGCCGACCCGTTTACATCGTCCGTCCCGCCGCCACCGGCGAGACCGGCAGCGATGTGCTCACACAAACCAGAACCTGGTGA
- a CDS encoding TonB-denpendent receptor: MLFDITVFSRPKSGMVFRCGFFPFLFRVAGRGAPVALSVLCAAAVRATDETPVVAAEGERAAPLTLETLTVKGETLRDADAPFSVESFSTEQVRDLQLHQLQEAFRHVAGMTVRNYGLAGVADSIVLRGFGGGGHGGDIGLVIDGIPLNEAMSHADGYIDLNVIVPLEISGMTIFKGPVSALYGNYNRAGLIALETRKTGAYTDLDFSIGSDTTLDGQFALGVRPGERQQLNLAGQAYHTDGYRPQSDFTRGTLSGRWAMDLTPRLQVALSGRLYGADGDSASYLTREQFDVDPYGIDPRVQNDGSEKNFGTLRGDINVKLTEDVSLLAFAYGTLQDFTRWYTRPVSATEWAQREESYDREVFGLGASLNGRTAPGGIPLNWVAGAEAFRESTAYDYYDNEDRRRRTAPAIYDRTADLDSSSVFTEVEAPLHRFFKPWVGLRYDRFTGKTVAEGPETGTSPLGKMEPVDHLSPKVGVRSDVLPGAQLRASWSEGFALPSNFAKYATGAADLDPNIFRQTEIGGSFRIGRTLWLDIAGYRIDSSDEIATVSPGVYENYGSTRRTGFEGKLTWTPLDPEPLVFSVTYGSADSEVKRNVDPSLVGNEVSGVPDRTATMSAEWAPENGWGARVTVRHVGSCAVDAANSLYSDSYTTVDLMVSYSGRLDWHGLRYRLYAGVENVADKACASSVSLSNGYELIAPGPPRTLSVGAQLSF; encoded by the coding sequence ATGCTCTTTGACATCACGGTTTTCAGCCGCCCGAAATCCGGAATGGTTTTTCGGTGCGGTTTTTTCCCGTTTCTTTTTCGGGTTGCCGGAAGGGGGGCGCCGGTGGCGCTCTCCGTTCTGTGTGCGGCGGCGGTGCGGGCAACGGACGAAACGCCGGTTGTCGCTGCCGAAGGGGAGAGAGCCGCTCCGCTCACCCTCGAAACGCTGACGGTCAAGGGCGAGACGCTCCGCGATGCCGACGCTCCCTTTTCGGTCGAATCGTTTTCGACGGAGCAGGTGCGCGATCTGCAACTCCATCAGTTGCAGGAGGCGTTTCGCCACGTGGCCGGCATGACGGTCAGAAACTACGGCCTCGCCGGCGTGGCCGACAGCATCGTGCTCCGCGGGTTCGGCGGCGGCGGACACGGCGGGGATATCGGTCTCGTGATCGACGGCATCCCGCTCAACGAGGCCATGTCGCATGCCGACGGATACATCGACCTCAACGTGATCGTGCCGCTGGAAATCTCCGGGATGACGATTTTCAAGGGCCCCGTCTCCGCCCTCTACGGCAACTACAACCGGGCCGGCCTCATCGCCCTGGAAACACGGAAAACCGGCGCCTACACCGATCTCGATTTCAGCATCGGCTCCGACACGACGCTCGACGGCCAGTTCGCGCTCGGCGTCCGTCCGGGCGAGCGCCAGCAGCTCAATCTGGCCGGTCAGGCGTACCATACCGACGGATACCGCCCGCAGTCGGACTTCACTCGGGGGACGCTGTCCGGCCGCTGGGCGATGGACCTCACGCCGCGGCTTCAGGTTGCGCTTTCGGGCCGGTTGTATGGCGCGGACGGCGATTCGGCCAGTTACCTGACGCGGGAGCAGTTCGACGTCGACCCGTACGGCATCGATCCCCGCGTGCAGAATGACGGCTCCGAAAAAAACTTCGGCACCCTGCGCGGCGACATCAACGTGAAGCTGACGGAAGACGTCAGCCTGCTCGCGTTCGCCTACGGCACGTTGCAGGATTTCACCCGCTGGTACACCCGCCCGGTCAGCGCCACGGAGTGGGCGCAGCGCGAGGAAAGTTACGACCGCGAGGTCTTCGGCCTCGGCGCCAGCCTGAACGGGCGGACTGCCCCCGGAGGCATTCCGTTGAACTGGGTGGCCGGCGCGGAGGCGTTTCGCGAATCCACGGCCTACGACTACTACGACAACGAGGATCGTCGCCGGCGGACGGCGCCGGCCATCTACGACCGGACGGCGGATCTGGACAGCTCCTCGGTGTTCACCGAAGTCGAGGCGCCGCTGCATCGTTTCTTCAAGCCGTGGGTCGGCCTGCGTTACGACCGGTTCACGGGCAAGACCGTGGCGGAGGGTCCGGAGACGGGAACCAGCCCGCTCGGAAAGATGGAGCCGGTGGATCACCTCAGCCCGAAAGTCGGCGTGCGGTCGGACGTGCTGCCCGGCGCGCAGCTTCGCGCGAGCTGGTCCGAGGGGTTTGCGCTGCCTTCGAATTTCGCCAAATACGCCACCGGCGCGGCGGACCTCGATCCCAATATCTTTCGGCAGACGGAAATCGGCGGCTCGTTCCGGATCGGCCGCACGCTGTGGCTCGACATCGCCGGCTACCGGATCGACAGCTCGGACGAGATCGCGACGGTCTCTCCGGGCGTCTACGAGAACTATGGCTCCACCCGCCGCACCGGTTTCGAGGGCAAGCTGACCTGGACTCCCCTCGACCCGGAGCCGCTGGTCTTCTCCGTCACGTACGGCAGCGCCGATTCCGAGGTGAAGAGGAACGTCGATCCCTCCCTCGTCGGCAACGAGGTGAGCGGGGTGCCGGACCGGACGGCGACCATGAGCGCGGAATGGGCGCCGGAAAACGGGTGGGGCGCCCGCGTGACCGTCCGCCATGTCGGCTCCTGCGCCGTGGATGCGGCCAACAGCCTGTACTCCGACAGTTATACGACGGTTGACCTGATGGTGAGCTACTCCGGGCGACTCGACTGGCATGGCCTGCGTTACCGCCTCTATGCCGGCGTCGAAAATGTCGCGGACAAGGCCTGCGCCTCGTCGGTATCATTGAGCAATGGATACGAACTCATCGCGCCCGGACCGCCCCGCACGCTTTCCGTCGGCGCACAACTTTCCTTCTGA
- a CDS encoding NAD+ synthetase — protein sequence MKNTSILRVWTGAALLLATGVAAQAHQLWIGANRYQLSGPGEKPGPQTVYVHASWGHRLPVDEPPDPLRFAGYLLFAPGSAPAPVASGEGGYRVARLDLEKPGLYWIAATYRPAFSTRVKTADGRQVYLPGPKDEAPADVAVQEGTLISDHAKTLLQVAGEGAREETLTQPVGHTIELVPLKNPALLAPGESLPLQVRFKGAAYQGDPVEVTTENSVATALGEPPRSIETDAQGRVDIPLAQAGVWLLVAAIVELAPPELAAKADRVRYRCSLTFAVPAPGKP from the coding sequence ATGAAAAACACATCCATCCTCCGCGTCTGGACCGGAGCGGCTCTCCTGCTGGCGACCGGTGTCGCCGCGCAGGCGCACCAGCTCTGGATCGGCGCCAATCGTTACCAGCTTTCCGGACCGGGAGAGAAACCGGGTCCGCAGACGGTCTATGTCCACGCGAGCTGGGGGCACCGGCTGCCGGTGGACGAGCCGCCCGATCCGCTGCGCTTTGCCGGCTACCTGCTGTTCGCGCCGGGTTCCGCGCCGGCTCCGGTTGCGTCCGGCGAAGGCGGATACCGGGTGGCGCGGCTCGATCTGGAGAAACCGGGTTTATATTGGATCGCCGCGACTTACAGGCCGGCGTTTTCCACCCGCGTGAAAACGGCGGACGGCCGCCAGGTTTATCTGCCCGGACCGAAGGATGAGGCGCCGGCGGATGTCGCCGTCCAGGAAGGCACGCTGATCTCCGACCACGCCAAGACGCTGCTCCAGGTGGCCGGCGAGGGCGCTCGCGAGGAAACGCTGACGCAGCCGGTCGGCCACACCATCGAACTCGTGCCGCTGAAAAATCCGGCCCTGCTGGCCCCGGGGGAATCGCTCCCGTTGCAGGTCCGGTTCAAGGGAGCCGCGTATCAGGGCGACCCGGTGGAAGTGACGACGGAAAACAGCGTGGCAACCGCGCTCGGGGAACCGCCGCGCAGCATCGAGACCGACGCGCAGGGCCGCGTCGATATCCCGCTCGCGCAGGCGGGGGTCTGGCTGCTGGTCGCGGCGATTGTCGAGCTGGCGCCACCGGAACTGGCGGCGAAGGCGGACAGGGTCCGTTATCGTTGCTCGCTGACGTTCGCCGTGCCGGCGCCGGGAAAACCGTGA